A part of Actinomycetota bacterium genomic DNA contains:
- a CDS encoding ATP-binding protein — PIDMCATCEAAVAAATPRYQMMGVALTLKQPDVALPVNGDELRLQQVMANLLENALRHTPRGGTVSVLASRLEANVRIEVVDDGAGIPQAEIGKIFDRFHRVDPARVSTGIGGSGLGLTIARAIVNDHGGSLEASSEGPGLGATLTMFLPLHRRAR; from the coding sequence CCCATTGACATGTGCGCTACCTGCGAAGCGGCGGTCGCTGCAGCGACTCCGCGATACCAGATGATGGGCGTCGCATTGACCCTGAAGCAACCAGATGTGGCGCTACCCGTGAACGGCGATGAGCTTCGCCTGCAACAGGTAATGGCAAACTTGCTCGAGAACGCTCTTAGGCACACGCCCAGAGGTGGCACAGTGAGTGTGCTTGCAAGTCGTCTTGAGGCAAACGTACGTATTGAAGTAGTTGATGACGGTGCGGGGATACCTCAGGCGGAAATTGGGAAAATCTTCGATCGATTCCATCGCGTTGATCCCGCTCGAGTTTCCACCGGCATCGGAGGCAGCGGCCTTGGGCTGACTATCGCCAGAGCCATCGTGAACGATCACGGGGGGTCTCTGGAAGCCTCCAGCGAGGGACCTGGTTTGGGTGCCACGCTCACTATGTTCCTGCCATTGCATCGACGCGCACGATAG
- a CDS encoding metalloregulator ArsR/SmtB family transcription factor, whose protein sequence is MITVAPRLDALARVGRALVDPTRCRLLFALLDGPAYSGALATELGISKANASNHLACLRGCGLIEATPEGRHVRYELTDPALAHALRDLADLVLAVESPEICYADAGGH, encoded by the coding sequence GTGATCACCGTAGCCCCGCGATTGGATGCCCTAGCCCGAGTTGGACGTGCGCTGGTGGACCCCACGCGGTGCCGTCTACTCTTCGCCTTGCTTGACGGGCCTGCCTATTCAGGGGCTCTTGCTACCGAACTCGGCATCTCGAAGGCCAATGCTTCCAATCACCTTGCTTGTCTGCGAGGTTGCGGCCTCATCGAAGCGACCCCCGAGGGACGTCATGTGAGATACGAACTGACTGACCCCGCACTTGCGCACGCACTCCGAGATTTGGCCGACCTCGTTCTCGCAGTGGAATCACCTGAGATCTGCTACGCAGATGCGGGAGGTCACTGA
- a CDS encoding cation diffusion facilitator family transporter: protein MGSGHSHGPSVSAGGAHRRTMLIVLALTVSVLIAEVIGASVTGSLALLADAGHMFTDVAGISLAILAVTFASRPATDARTYGYYRLEILAAVVNAVLLFGVAVFILFEAWQRWFNEPEVEGGLMLAFACVGLIANGAGLVLLRKGSKESLNVKGAYLEVLGDALGSIAVIVAAIVIWSTGWLRADVVASVLVALMILPRTWNLLREAIDVLLEATPRGMDLAVVRKHILEVPGVVGAHDLHAWTLTSGIPVLSVHVVVEDEILNRGSSGQVLDALSECLHEHFDVEHCTFQLEAAEHAGHEIGAHP from the coding sequence ATGGGCAGCGGGCATAGCCACGGTCCCTCTGTCAGTGCAGGTGGGGCTCATCGTCGCACCATGCTCATTGTCCTAGCCCTCACCGTCTCAGTCCTGATCGCCGAAGTCATAGGCGCCAGCGTCACGGGCAGTCTTGCTTTGCTCGCTGATGCCGGTCACATGTTTACCGATGTTGCTGGTATTTCGCTGGCCATCTTGGCCGTCACCTTCGCTTCCCGACCTGCCACTGACGCGCGCACCTATGGCTACTACAGGCTAGAGATTCTTGCTGCAGTGGTGAATGCAGTACTGCTGTTTGGCGTTGCAGTATTCATCCTGTTTGAAGCATGGCAACGGTGGTTCAACGAGCCTGAAGTCGAAGGTGGCTTGATGCTTGCATTCGCCTGTGTGGGCCTAATCGCCAATGGAGCAGGTCTGGTTCTCCTGCGGAAGGGCTCCAAGGAAAGCCTGAACGTCAAGGGCGCCTATCTTGAGGTGCTCGGTGACGCTCTTGGATCCATCGCGGTGATCGTCGCTGCCATCGTCATTTGGTCCACCGGCTGGTTGCGAGCAGATGTGGTGGCTTCAGTCCTGGTAGCCCTCATGATTCTGCCCAGAACCTGGAACTTGCTCCGCGAAGCAATCGACGTCCTTCTCGAAGCCACACCCCGAGGGATGGATCTTGCAGTCGTCCGCAAGCACATCCTCGAAGTCCCAGGCGTCGTCGGCGCTCACGATCTTCACGCATGGACCCTGACCTCAGGAATCCCGGTGCTCTCTGTGCACGTCGTTGTCGAAGACGAGATTCTAAATCGCGGTAGTAGTGGTCAGGTCCTAGATGCCTTAAGCGAATGTCTGCACGAACACTTCGATGTCGAGCACTGCACCTTCCAACTTGAAGCAGCTGAACACGCAGGGCACGAAATCGGCGCCCACCCGTGA